In the genome of Sander lucioperca isolate FBNREF2018 chromosome 18, SLUC_FBN_1.2, whole genome shotgun sequence, the window AATGGAAACGGACGAGTGCTCGGCCGCAGAAAATGTAAGAAAACCGGAAAAGAAAGCAGTACACAAAACTGAACCAGAAACAGAGGACACTTTTAAAAAACCAGCTCTTTTCGCAGCGCCTTCCCTCACCAGTAAACGCGGTAACGTCGCTGCTCCGTCCaaaccaacaacaacagcagccgAGACAAAACATGTCAAAGAACGTAACGAAGCTGAAGTTGTAGACACTAACGTTACTAGTGAGGATTCTTCTGGTCATGTAAACGGGAAAAAACCTACCGAAAAAGGCCAAGAAGAGGACAAGAAAGGCGGTAAAGACAACAATGTGGCTCCTGTCAAAACCAAGCCAGAAGCTTTGGCTAAACCCAGGGTGCTTCCTGCTAAATGCCCCCCCGCTGGTAAATTCCCCCCTATCCCATATACAGAGCCGCCCTGGGGTGGCGTAGCTTCAGATATCCCCTATGCTCTGGAAATCCTTAAAAACGGCACCATAGTGGACACGGTACCCCTCACGCAGAAAAGTTACTTCGTGGTTGGACGTTTACCTGTGTGTGATGTCTCTTTGGAGCATCCCTCCATCTCCAGGTACCATGCGATAATTCAGTACCGCAGACAGGCTGGAGGGGGGGAGTCCGTTGGCGAGGAGAGAGGCTTTTACGTCCATGATCTGGGCAGCACACACGGCACTGTGGTGAACAAGAACAAGATTCCGCCCAAGACCTACATCAGGCTCCGTGTGGGACACGTCTTAAAGTTTGGTGGGAGCACAAGGCTTTTTATCCTGCAGGTAAATCCTGAATGTGGACCTTCTCTTTATACCATCAGTCAATATACTGACATGAACATAGACAGCTTTGTGATGGATCACTCTAGACTTTGAGTACAGTCAAGGCCGGTTATCCAATTCTCTCACCCTCAGGTTGATAATAACATTCACTAATTATATTTAGGACAGTGtgctattattatttgttttactaCATACACAAAAACGATACAATAACTAAGAATAAGGcaatcaaaataaaaacttgattgaataattattatttagCCCAGACCATTGTTATCATTTATAACACTAATATTGCAATCTTCCCACTCTGCTCTAGCTTCTTACAAAACCTCAAACAGTCCGAAGAGGCAACCGTTCAAAGCCTTCAAAAACCATGTTAAATCTATTTTTCAAAACAGGAAGCTCACAGTCACATCCGATGGATCCATACTGTATATTCTACTCATTAAAAGGGACTCACAAAACAAGATTTCTTCATCCATGCCTTACGTAGTGCTGAAAGATTAGGCTAGTTGAAAAACTGATGTCAGTAGGCAGAAGATGTCTCCCAAAAcaatttgtattatttattaatcattTGTCAAGTAAAAACGCTAAACAGGTGCgtgttccagcttctcaaaaatGAAGTGCTGCTTTGCTCTCATTTATATTtgaaattgaatatctttttaAGATTTTGGCATCTGACGTCACTCGGCCATTATGCACGGAAGTGAGAAGCTGCAGCAGGAAAGTTTCTCAAAACTAACGTTTTCTGTGCACTTGTGCTTAGCAGAAAAATAAACGTGAAGAGCAGTTTAGTAATGATAGGTTGATTCATCAGAAAACTATTTCTGATGAATTTCTGACGACcactattttgataataatttaagtcatttatcaagcaattTGGCATTGACCGTTTTGAAGTGCATATTGTACTGTTGAGTATTTTATAAACAAGTGTTGTACTTTAATGCAGTCATCGTTGTAGCCCACTCCTCATCTCAGCTAGAGGCCACTGCTAGCATAACACACCCGAATCTCTGACTGAACTCTCGGTggtgagttgcattgtgggtaatgtaggcggcAGGTTTTGCCAAGGAAGACGAATGGGTGAAATAAAATAGAcaatatctctggttctgctgcattttttaaaaaaattttaaacTGCCCTTTCGTGAGTCTGACGGTGTTAAAGAAGcgcaatgctaaatcggtggCGTACTCTTCCCCTTTCCTCCTTTTACAGGGTCCGGAGtttgatgaggaagaggagtctGAGCTAACAGTGACAGAGCTGAGGGAGAAATCCCGGAAACACATGGCAGAGCTGGAGAGGAGGATGATGGGAGACGGTTCtgatgctgatgatgatgatgatgatgaggagaaggagaagaacaAAGACAACAAGGGCCAGAGCAAACTGTCAAAGGACGAGTCAGGCTGTTCATGGGGAATGGGTGAGCTTTTCTGCTGGTTGTAGGATTATGCTGCAGTGTGTTACGTGTCATCTGTGTTGCCATCCTGAGTGAGTTGGTGTCAACTTTCTCTTAAGTAACTAAAGAAGCATGTTAATCCTTTTGTACTCTTCTTTAATTCCATCTGTCTCCATGAATCCACCCTGCAGCTGACGAGGCTGTCCCAGAGGAAGACGAGAATGAGGAGAACCCTTTTTCAACCGAGTTCCACGAGGACCAGGAAGCTGCCTACCTGAAAGACCCGAAGAAGGCCTTGCAGGGCTTCTACGACAGAGAAGGTGAAAAGACTttgtgttaaaggtcccatgacatggtgctctttggatgcttttatatagaccttagtggtcccctaatactgtatctgaagtctcttttatataggccttagtggtcccctaatactgtatctgaagtctcttttatataggccttagtggtcccctaatactgtatctgaagtctcttttatatagaccttagtggtcccctaatactgtatctgaagtctcttttatataggccttagtggtcccctaatactgtatctgaagtctctttcagccttggtgcagaattacagccactagagccagtcccacaatgagctttccttagtatgtgccatttctgtgtctgtagctattgaggaggaggaggggggggggcaaggtggagggtgggggtgtggccttgaccaacctAGACgtcactttgctcgtttgaaagccatgatgtctctctctttctcatgggtgggccaaattctctgggcgggcaaagcagagaaaggggaggtaaccttgctccttatgacgtcataaggagaagattccagatcggcccatctgagctttcattttctcaaaggcagagcaggatacccagggctcggtttacacctatctccatttctagccactgggggaccataggcaggctgggggaactcacattaatgttatacaacctcaaagtgaaattttcatgccatgggacctttaaatattaCATGTCTGCTTCTTCTGTTTTTCTAGTTCTTGTATTCCTTGACTTCAACTTTGGCGTCCTTTATTTTAGGAGAGGAGCTGGAGTTTGAGTACGAAGCCCAAAGCCACGGCACCTGGCTTTGCAGAATAAAGTGAGTGACTCAATTTATGATTTGTAAAGTTTCAAAACAATGTTTCCCTTGTCGTCAAGTGTGTATAGAGTCACACAGTTCATGGTGATGCTTCTGTCAGGCTTCCGGTGGACGATGCCCTGGGCCGGCAGCTGGTTGCCGAGGTGACCCACACAGGGAAGAAGAAAGACGCAGCCGTCCAGTGCTGCCTGGAGGCCTGTCGGATGCTGGAAGCCAGAGGGCTGCTCCGCCAGGAAGCAGGTGTGAACTCAGCTCCAGCGggaatgtctgaaagtagaatTATGAACGACCACCTGCAGCGTTTATGGCTTGTCGTCAGGAAGATTGCAATAATAGTTCTCCCTGTTTAACATCTTCATTTCTAGTGTCCCGCAAGCGCAAGAAGAAGAACTGGGAAGATGAGGACTTCTACGACAGTGATGATGACACCTTCCTGGATCGAACCGGCACTGTggagaaaaagaggcaggaACGAATGAAAAAGGCGAAAAAGGTTGAGGAGCGGCCTGAGACCtatgaatcattggtaaaaaaaaatatctgctgCTGTTTATACACATGACAGACACTCTGTACATCTTTAATCATCACCTTATAATAGTCACTATTGTCTTATTTTAttagctttgagctaa includes:
- the LOC116065666 gene encoding kanadaptin isoform X1, translating into MAAPPPTDASVKNTEEQITSAMETDECSAAENVRKPEKKAVHKTEPETEDTFKKPALFAAPSLTSKRGNVAAPSKPTTTAAETKHVKERNEAEVVDTNVTSEDSSGHVNGKKPTEKGQEEDKKGGKDNNVAPVKTKPEALAKPRVLPAKCPPAGKFPPIPYTEPPWGGVASDIPYALEILKNGTIVDTVPLTQKSYFVVGRLPVCDVSLEHPSISRYHAIIQYRRQAGGGESVGEERGFYVHDLGSTHGTVVNKNKIPPKTYIRLRVGHVLKFGGSTRLFILQGPEFDEEEESELTVTELREKSRKHMAELERRMMGDGSDADDDDDDEEKEKNKDNKGQSKLSKDESGCSWGMADEAVPEEDENEENPFSTEFHEDQEAAYLKDPKKALQGFYDREGEELEFEYEAQSHGTWLCRIKLPVDDALGRQLVAEVTHTGKKKDAAVQCCLEACRMLEARGLLRQEAVSRKRKKKNWEDEDFYDSDDDTFLDRTGTVEKKRQERMKKAKKVEERPETYESLVAKLAEVEKELAETQKKLNGGRGDSSGSSTEDPLDAFMTAVQSEAVMDAVERRKLHVHVADLRKDAQRLRKLVELTRPAQMPSLLPSGSSEPEKPKKTLPLFGAMKGGSKFKLKTGTIGKLPLKRPTLPAELFNMRELPPSGEEEEEEDDEAEKNEDNDGQESATITEATEITDVDCEESSASMSQERTLSGQPRQQQARSQEPQEQGHEHRRGEESADTEEQVRQRSSSSKAVAPSSTESKEAGDREPAAEPSPRKNVKKKVMGPSKPPRQLSGPYPEDDPDYCVWVPPTGQSGDGRTHLNDKYGY